A window of the Candidatus Krumholzibacteriia bacterium genome harbors these coding sequences:
- a CDS encoding FlgD immunoglobulin-like domain containing protein yields the protein FTFDTGAGSALVDFSATLYSLNGGCPVVRNYDAIDAAGTAVRTHRYRNPVNAALGAGAIVMNRNDAGAYNTIQQTHPWFDIRDNAGTPAATPPELTLLEQILGAALPAPCLHSPNPATGTGDDPDVDALPRQPVLHQNVPNPFNPMTEIRFDLSQSGRVSLRIYDVAGRLVRTLVDKDMSAGRNHTMVWNGLDDQNNKVASGVYFYRLNAVDKLLTKKMVVMK from the coding sequence TTCACCTTCGACACGGGTGCAGGCAGTGCGCTGGTGGACTTCAGCGCCACCCTGTACTCGCTCAACGGTGGCTGCCCGGTCGTGCGTAACTACGACGCCATCGACGCTGCAGGCACCGCGGTGCGTACCCACAGGTACCGCAACCCGGTGAACGCGGCTCTCGGTGCCGGCGCCATCGTCATGAACCGGAACGACGCTGGTGCGTACAACACGATCCAGCAGACCCATCCGTGGTTCGACATCCGCGACAACGCTGGCACGCCCGCCGCGACGCCGCCGGAGCTCACGCTCCTGGAGCAGATCCTCGGTGCGGCGCTCCCGGCGCCCTGCCTGCACTCGCCGAACCCGGCCACCGGGACTGGTGACGATCCGGATGTCGACGCGCTGCCGCGTCAGCCGGTGTTGCATCAGAACGTTCCGAACCCGTTCAACCCGATGACCGAGATCCGCTTCGACCTGTCCCAGAGTGGACGCGTCAGCTTGCGCATCTACGACGTCGCCGGGCGGCTGGTCCGGACGCTGGTCGACAAGGACATGTCCGCCGGCCGGAACCACACGATGGTGTGGAACGGTCTCGACGACCAGAACAACAAGGTCGCCAGCGGCGTGTACTTCTACCGCCTCAACGCGGTAGACAAGCTTCTGACCAAGAAGATGGTGGTCATGAAGTAA